The segment CAGGCTTCGCTTTTGGCATGGGCGGGGTCGGCGCTCTCGCGCTCGGCAACCTGGGCGACGCCTGGGGCATCGGCAATGTGATGATCGCCGCCAGCTTCCTGCCGCTGCTGGGCCTGTTCTCGTTCCTGCTGCCCAAGGACCGGGTGATCGAGCAATGGTCTAAAGTGTAGCCTGCGTTAAGGCAGATCTAGGAAGACTGCCAGACGTCAAAAACACCGTCATCCCAGCACCTGAGTTCAGGTGCGGATACGGTGTTTTTTGATCCATCCGAATGGTTAGCCCTCGTTCAACAGCCGAACAAACTCTTCCTCATCCTCCAGCACAGAGATGCCGAGCTGTTTGGCTTTGGCCAGCTTGCTGCCGGCTTTCTCGCCTGCAATCAGCAGGTCTGTTTTCTTCGATACACTGCCGGTGACCTTGGCGCCCAGGGCCTCCAGCTTCTCCGTTGCCTCATCCCGGGTGAGCAGGTGCAGCGTACCGGTGAGCACGACGGTTTTGCCGCTGAAAAAGGAATCACTGCTGATCACAGCTGGCGCTTCCGGCGCCTTGGCCTGAACCCCGAGTGAGAGCATGCGCTCAATAGAGGCCTGGTTGAATGGATCGGCAAAATACCCTGCAATGGACTCTGCCACAATTCCGCCGACATCCGGCAGCTCCACCAGCTCCTCCGCGTCAGCCTCCATAATCCGGCTCAGGTCGCGGTAGTGGTCTGCCAGCATTTTGGTGGTCGATTTGCCCGTGTTCGGAATGCCTAGCGCATACAGGAAGGCGGCCAGATCGCGGCCTTTGCTGGCTTCCAGAGCATCCAGCAGGTTCTGGGCCTTCTTCTCCCCAAAGCGCTCCAGCTTGACCAGGCTGTCAAACTCCAGCGTATACAAATCTGCAGGCTCTTTGACTCCCAGCTCCTCATGCAGCTGAATAGCCGTCTTGTCGCTGAACGTCTCAATGTCCATCGCGTCCCGCGAAGCAAAATGCGAAATTCTCGCAATAATCTGCGGCTTGCAGCCTGACTTGTTATTGCAGAACAAGTGAGCCCCGCGCTGCTCCAGCGGAAAACCGCAGGAAGGACACTGCTCCGGATACTGAATCTCTTCCCCGTCATTCTCTTCTGTTACCTTGCCGAGAATTTCCGGAATGACATCGTTGGAGCGGCGAATGAACACACGCGTGCCCAGGGCGTACTTCAGATTCTTGCGCTCAATGTCGCCGACATTGTTCAGCGTACAGTTCTGTACCGTCACCCCAGCCAGCTCCACAGGCTCGACACGGGCGAGCGGCGTTACCTTGCCGGTGCGGCCTACGTTCCAGACAACAGACTCCAGGACGGTGGTCGTCTCCTCCGCCTCGAACTTGTAGGCCACGGCCCAGCGCGGAAATTTATCGGTGTAGCCAAGGATCTCCCGCGTGCGCATGTCCGTCAGCTTCATCACCGCGCCGTCGATCAGGTAGTCCAGGGAGGCGCGCTTGGCTTCAATGTCAGCTAACTGCTCCATGACATCGTCAAAGCTCTGGAAATAAAAAATATACGGATTCACTTTAAACCGATTCTCCCGCAGGAAATCCATCATATCCTTATGATCTTGAAAGCTTACGCCATCGGAATAGCCAACGTTATAGAAGTACGCGGTCAGCCGGCGCTCGGCAGTCACCTTCGGGTTCAGGTTCCGCAGCGCCCCGGCGGCGGCGTTCCGCGCATTCTTCAGCGGAACTGCCGCTGTCTGGTTATATTTCTCCAGCACCGACAGGTTCATAATGCCTTCACCCTGCACCTCAATCGTTCCGTCCGTAAATGGAATGTCCAGCGGCACGGAGCGAATGGTCTTAACCTGAGCGAGGATGCCTTCGCCCACGGCGCCGTTGCCACGGGTCGATGCCTGAACCAACTTACCGTCCGTGTAGGTCAAATTCAGAGTCAATCCGTCGAATTTCAGCTCCAGCGCATAGCCAGGCTTCGGCAGCGGGTTGGACGGGTTCTTGGCGTTGTAATCATCTATGAGCCGGACGACGCGCTCATGCCAGGTACGCAGCTGCTCAATATTTTGCGCCTTGTCCAGGCTCCACAGGGGGGCGAGATGGCGGTGGGGCGCAAAGCCTTTCAGGATCTCGCCTCCCACACGCTGGGTTGGAGAGTCCGGCAGCACGATTCCGCTCTCCTGCTCCAGAGATATTAAGCGATCATACATAGCGTCGTATTCCTTATCGCTGATGAGCGGCTCATCCAGGGTATAGTAATGGTAGTTATAGTTGTTCAGCTCCGCGATCAGCTTCTCCATCTGGTCCTTGGCATTCATGAACGGGGACATCCTCCTTGATAAAAAATGGCGCATGGCGGGGAAAGCCCTGCTCATGCAGCTAAGCGCTACTCCACCTTGGTGATGGGCGCAAAGCCGGCGAGCAGGCGCTTGACGCCAACCGGCGCTGGAAACGCAATCTGAAGCTCCGTATCATTGCCGCTGCCCTTCACGGACACAATGGTGCCGGTGCCCCACTTGCCATGGGCCACCTTGTCACCGGCCTGGAAGGCCCCGGCGCTGCTGGCGCCGGCTGCCGTGCGGGATACCGGTCCGTTCGTTACGGTAACGCGGCTGCTGGGAGAAGGTACGGCGGA is part of the Paenibacillus algicola genome and harbors:
- the ligA gene encoding NAD-dependent DNA ligase LigA, whose translation is MNAKDQMEKLIAELNNYNYHYYTLDEPLISDKEYDAMYDRLISLEQESGIVLPDSPTQRVGGEILKGFAPHRHLAPLWSLDKAQNIEQLRTWHERVVRLIDDYNAKNPSNPLPKPGYALELKFDGLTLNLTYTDGKLVQASTRGNGAVGEGILAQVKTIRSVPLDIPFTDGTIEVQGEGIMNLSVLEKYNQTAAVPLKNARNAAAGALRNLNPKVTAERRLTAYFYNVGYSDGVSFQDHKDMMDFLRENRFKVNPYIFYFQSFDDVMEQLADIEAKRASLDYLIDGAVMKLTDMRTREILGYTDKFPRWAVAYKFEAEETTTVLESVVWNVGRTGKVTPLARVEPVELAGVTVQNCTLNNVGDIERKNLKYALGTRVFIRRSNDVIPEILGKVTEENDGEEIQYPEQCPSCGFPLEQRGAHLFCNNKSGCKPQIIARISHFASRDAMDIETFSDKTAIQLHEELGVKEPADLYTLEFDSLVKLERFGEKKAQNLLDALEASKGRDLAAFLYALGIPNTGKSTTKMLADHYRDLSRIMEADAEELVELPDVGGIVAESIAGYFADPFNQASIERMLSLGVQAKAPEAPAVISSDSFFSGKTVVLTGTLHLLTRDEATEKLEALGAKVTGSVSKKTDLLIAGEKAGSKLAKAKQLGISVLEDEEEFVRLLNEG